In a genomic window of Paroedura picta isolate Pp20150507F chromosome 14, Ppicta_v3.0, whole genome shotgun sequence:
- the ANKRD11 gene encoding ankyrin repeat domain-containing protein 11 isoform X1 has product MPKGGCSKAPQSEDFSLSNDMVEKQTGKKDKDKVSLTKTPKLDRSDGGKEVKERATKRKLPFTVGTNGDQKDSDTEKQGPERKRIKKEPAARKSSLLFGMGLSGIRAGYPLSERQQVALLMQMTAEESANSPAVDTTPKHPSQSAVCQKGTPNSASKTKDKVNKRNERGETRLHRAAIRGDARRIKELIIEGADVNVKDFAGWTALHEACNRGYYDVAKQLLAAGAEVNTKGLDDDTPLHDAASNGHYKVVKLLLHYGGNAHQLNRRGETPLKVANSPTMVNLLLGKATYPSSEESSTESSEEEDAPSFAPSSSIDGNNTDSEFEKGLKHKAKNQEAPKTITPIKDEYEFDEDDEQDRVPPVDDKHLLKKDYRKETKANSFISIPKMEVKPYPKNSTVTPKKSAHRILSDTSDEEDASIAAGTGEKLRLTTHSILPSSKTREAPNAKQQKEKNKVKKKRKKEAKGKEVRFGKKNDQFCSSESESENLESEEEEDRDSVQSAARVKDSRLVLKESSLFNSLSASSASSHGSLGSQKHNSSLAEQHSKHWRTDNWKTVSSPAWSDVSSLSDSTRTRLTSESDYTSEDSSLESLKPVRKKQEHKKRAPHGPAVGVEKKNSCHGNIDGAIPKLDKEGKVVKKHKTKHKHKNKERGQCPGAQEVKVIKAFSFEYEDSKQKSEKALMVETESAVESKIKVLKHEREPFKKEEKFLRTKSEEKEWLFKDEAGKNSKEEKSLKKAKETNKDITKSFREEKAGRLEKEKPAKEKSPKEEKPRMHKEDRKRKPKDKPSKAEKKNELKEEKLAKAEKEKTVKEEKEKCRKDNKSYREESSFEDFPNKNPFQESEDTKCSLSDDQQDRWFSDLSSDSSFDFKGEDSWDSPVTDYREMKNDTVAKLLLETVKEEAKERKRESKAKEKRDGNEKRSEKDGFLKKKDREYVERNAEKKKDQPEKHKGTPSYLAEKDKKRKDSAESFKERKDKDAGEATRERRDLSDGSRDRKDAKTKQDDSYRDEFKDYACEAFFKEKADPEFSGKNAEAWERHHSGKEKKDLPEKDKKEKLKSEKYKEKSKAEERNEKVLAEKTQKDKELDKGFKEKKDAKEKYKDPHSKERERKASLEQPKDKKEKSFPGDREDFHERREEKKGREKNWYSILDIFTDESEDEKEDYNLGGFKLGESIGSEMHRLESLPDKDDGLAADRDLYLPDKHRKYSSDRQHSAEKQKDKESKEKKKDKGLAEGGKEKKEKCSFEKHKEKKDKDSTEKYKERKERSSIDSAPERKAKQKLPEKAEKKHLGEEKAKSRHKERPEKEYTKEKRSSKSGEPEKSLLEKLEEEALNDFQDDSNDKISEISSDSFTDRGQEPVLTSLFDCPGLSLMDAPEEKGKEALSCLPDKLKERERNRHSSSSSSKKSHEKEKAKKDKGEKKEKAEELKDSSRKDSAQYERDFSLDGEGFGISYGLKTEAEEELDKNMDYLFSDKKDKNDSERELPKKAEKDKAYGSSTVSTAKEKKKKDRHKDKWKEDRDKHRDKHADGFLKHHKEEQKSAKDKDGSQISTLKEKSKEEPPKSSDLKIKERLKENQEKDKAEGLKMSNGNDKITVSKEGSKKDSRPREKLLGDGDLMMTSFERMLSQKDLEIEERHKRHKERMKQMEKMRHRSGDPKLKDKAKANEDVRKRSLDLATKKPADTQSKDKKLKELGPLAPVVSPDNKAQPAAGADCKDWITGPQLKEILPASPRPDQNRPTGVPTPASVVSCPSYEEVMQTPRTPSCSTEDYTELMFDCADSQHSLPVSTMSMNACSPSFFDRYSNSSSGFPENPSQTPTRTIPSTNLHRSMSVDIRRAPEEEFSVGDKFFRQQSVPATSHYDSPMQHLIDEKVPLPSVPMEKFPCLSPEYYSPDYGVPSPKGEPLPCAPGTVGNTVQSPESVFSGLQAKSSPSHRDELLAPSVESALPPDLGLPLEATEEQQATASILPPAEESLFGSAVPEHHSAEWDPPPPRNLDLPLPPGLTGSASDHPVSWLVGSELLMKSPLPAPDSPKPFCSPDSGHPTPVPVTAAESPYPSSPMSYALVAAEPGLDKAKGDPGGAVPGEMAAAEQQAPFAESPTRLDTLLRGCKPGVGEVSDMPLQSARMPAESQVEPVSAVEQSYVESSTVAPVAAEEPVSWPDSFANSEDDLDLGPFSLPELPLQAKDVPEEEAAEGVPESPPGAPETLRAGLEDAHGATSELGERISTQQSVLPGEPEPQAEEQKDDGGLPEGESEVAGAQELESVKDSERLQNLQEAPLPGLVQPESRGAGGEGEGLATAALPTDSHSPTGVSQASHTESTDAEDGAAAKGASQAAAAPPVEAPPEATEAAPKPAVEAPKPPKIEEIPQRITRNRAQMLANQSKQNAAASEKEFPPTPAPVTRAKGRATEEEDAQAQHPRKRRFQRSSQQLQQQVNTSSQQTREMIQQTLAAIVDAIKLDAIEPYHSDRSNPYFEYLQIRKKIEEKRKVLCCITPQAPQCYAEYVTYTGAYLLDGKPLSKLHIPVIAPPPSLAEPLKELFRQQEAVRGKLRLQHSIEREKLIVSCEQEILRVHCRAARTIANQAVPFSACTMLLDSEVYNMPLESQGDENKSVRDRFNARQFISWLQDVDDKYERMKTCLLMRQQHEAAALNAVQRMEWQLKVQELDPAGHKSLCVNEVPSFYVPMVDVNDDFVLLPA; this is encoded by the exons AAAAGCAGGGTCCTGAGCGGAAAAGGATTAAGAAGGAGCCTGCAGCTCGAAAGTCCAGCCTGCTCTTTGGGATGGGCCTTTCAGGGATCCGAGCAGGCTACCCCCTCTCTGAGCGCCAGCAGGTTGCCCTCCTTATGCAGATGACAGCAGAAGAGTCTGCCAACAGCCCCG CAGTAGATACAACACCAAAGCATCCCTCTCAGTCCGCGGTTTGTCAGAAGGGGACGCCCAACTCTGCCTCCAAGACCAAAGATAAAGTGAACAAGCGGAACGAACGCGGAGAGACTCGGCTGCACCGGGCAGCTATCCGAGGGGATGCCCGGCGCATCAAGGAGCTCATCATCGAGGGTGCAGACGTCAACGTGAAAGACTTTGCAG GCTGGACGGCTTTGCACGAGGCCTGCAACCGGGGCTACTATGACGTTGCGAAGCAGCTGCTTGCTGCAGGCGCCGAGGTGAACACCAAAGGCTTGGACGACGACACTCCGCTGCATGACGCAGCCAGCAATGGGCACTACAAG GTGGTGAAATTGTTGTTACATTATGGAGGAAATGCTCATCAGCTAAACAGGAGAGGAGAGACGCCATTAAAAGTAGCGAATTCCCCCACCATGGTGAACCtgctgctgggaaaggccacgtatCCTTCCAGTGAAGAGAGTTCCACAG agagctcagaagaagaagatgctCCCTCATTTGCACCATCCAGTTCCATCGATGGCAATAACACAGACTCTGAGTTTGAGAAGGGCCTAAAGCACAAGGCCAAGAATCAGGAGGCCCCCAAAACCATCACGCCCATCAAAGACGAGTACGAATTCGATGAGGATGATGAGCAGGACAGGGTCCCCCCAGTCGACGATAAACATTTGCTGAAAAAGGATTACAGGAAAGAGACTAAAGCAAATAGTTTTATTTCCATCCCCAAAATGGAAGTGAAGCCCTATCCTAAAAACAGCACAGTCACACCAAAGAAGTCAGCCCACCGCATCCTGTCCGACACGTCCGATGAGGAGGACGCCAGCATCGCTGCGGGGACAGGGGAGAAGCTGCGGCTGACGACGCACTCCATCCTGCCCAGCAGCAAGACTCGAGAAGCGCCAAATGCcaaacagcagaaagaaaaaaacaaggtgAAGAAGAAACGCAAGAAGGAGGCAAAGGGCAAGGAGGTGCGATTTGGCAAAAAAAATGACCAGTTCTGTTCTTCTGAGTCAGAGAGTGAAAACCTggagagcgaggaggaggaggacagagacTCGGTCCAAAGTGCTGCCCGTGTAAAAGACTCCCGGCTGGTGCTAAAGGAGTCCTCCTTGTTCAACTCCCTGTctgcctcctccgcctcctcccacGGGagcctgggctcgcagaagcatAACTCAAGCCTTGCGGAACAGCACTCCAAGCACTGGAGGACCGACAACTGGAAAACGGTCTCTTCTCCTGCCTGGTCCGACGTCAGCTCCTTATCCGACTCGACACGGACGAGGCTGACCAGCGAGTCGGACTACACCTCGGAGGACTCGAGCCTGGAGTCCCTCAAGCCCGTGAGGAAGAAACAGGAGCACAAGAAGCGAGCCCCGCATGGGCCGGCggtgggggtggagaagaagAATTCATGCCACGGCAACATCGATGGGGCGATTCCAAAGCTCGacaaggaagggaaagttgtcaAAAAGCATAAAACCAAACATAAACACAAGAACAAAGAGAGGGGCCAGTGTCCCGGTGCCCAGGAGGTGAAGGTCATCAAGGCCTTTTCCTTTGAATATGAGGACTCCAAGCAGAAATCGGAGAAGGCATTGATGGTGGAGACCGAGAGCGCCGTTGAAAGCAAAATCAAGGTGCTCAAGCACGAACGGGAGCCGTTCAAGAAGGAGGAGAAATTCCTCAGGACGAAATCGGAGGAGAAGGagtggctgtttaaagatgaagCAGGAAAGAATTCCAAAGAAGAGAAGTCGTTGAAAAAAGCAAAGGAGACCAACAAAGACATCACTAAATCTTTCAGAGAAGAAAAGGCAGGCAGATTGGAAAAGGAGAAACCAGCCAAGGAGAAGTCGCCTAAGGAGGAGAAGCCCCGAATGCACAAGGAGGACCGGAAGAGGAAACCCAAAGACAAGCCGTCCAAGGCTGAAAAGAAGAACGAactgaaagaagaaaaactggcaaaagcagagaaagagaaaaccgtgaaagaggagaaagagaagtgtAGAAAGGACAACAAAAGTTATCGAGAGGAGTCCAGCTTTGAGGACTTTCCTAACAAGAACCCGTTCCAGGAAAGCGAAGACACCAAGTGCAGCCTCTCTGATGACCAGCAAGATCGGTGGTTTTCAGACTTGTCCTCGGATTCTTCTTTTGACTTCAAAGGAGAGGACAGCTGGGACTCCCCCGTGACAGACTACAGGGAAATGAAAAATGACACGGTGGCCAAACTCCTCCTGGAAACCGTGAAGGAGGAGGCAAAAGAGCGGAAGAGGGAGAGCAAAGCCAAGGAGAAGAGGGACGGCAACGAGAAGCGCAGCGAAAAAGACGGTTTCCTGAAGAAGAAGGACAGGGAATACGTCGAGCGGAACGCTGAGAAGAAGAAGGACCAGCCCGAAAAGCATAAAGGCACCCCCAGCTACCTGGCTGAAAAGGACAAGAAGAGGAAAGACTCCGCTGAAAGCttcaaggaaaggaaagacaaGGATGCCGGTGAAGCTACCCGGGAGAGGAGAGACTTGTCCGATGGCTCCAGGGACAGGAAAGACGCTAAAACCAAACAAGACGACTCTTATAGGGATGAATTCAAAGACTACGCCTGTGAAGCGTTCTTCAAAGAAAAAGCCGATCCCGAATTCAGTGGGAAAAATGCAGAGGCCTGGGAGAGGCATCATTccgggaaggagaagaaggacctGCCTGAGAAggacaagaaagaaaaattaaaatcagaaaaGTATAAGGAAAAATCCAAAGCCGAAGAGAGAAATGAGAAGGTTCTGGCTGAAAAAACCCAGAAAGACAAGGAGTTGGACAAAGGCTTTAAAGAGAAGAAAGATGCAAAGGAGAAATATAAAGATCCtcacagcaaagagagagagagaaaagcttcCTTAGAGCAGCCAAAAGACAAGAAAGAGAAGAGTTTCCCTGGGGACAGAGAGGACTTCCATGAGAGGCGGGAGGAGAAGAAAGGCCGGGAAAAGAACTGGTACAGCATCCTGGACATCTTCACAGACGAAAGCGAGGACGAGAAGGAGGACTACAACCTGGGCGGGTTCAAACTGGGCGAGAGCATTGGAAGTGAAATGCATCGGCTGGAGAGCCTGCCAGACAAAGATGACGGCTTGGCGGCTGACAGAGACCTTTATCTCCCTGACAAGCACAGGAAGTATTCCTCTGATCGGCAGCATTCTGCTGAGAAGCAGAAGGACAAAGAgtccaaagagaagaagaaggacaaAGGACTGGctgagggtgggaaggagaaaaaagagaaatgcTCCTTCGAGAAACATAAAGAGAAAAAGGACAAGGATTCTACGGAGAAGtacaaagagaggaaagagagaagctCCATAGACTCTGCTCCAGAACGGAAAGCCAAGCAAAAGCTCCccgagaaggcagaaaaaaagcaCCTGGGAGAAGAGAAGGCTAAGAGCAGGCACAAGGAGAGGCCAGAGAAAGAGTACACCAAGGAGAAGCGGTCTTCCAAAAGCGGAGAGCCGGAGAAAAGCTTGCTGGAGAAACTGGAAGAAGAAGCCCTCAACGACTTCCAAGATGACTCCAACGACAAAATAAGTGAGATTTCCTCTGACAGCTTCACCGACCGAGGGCAAGAACCTGTGCTCACGAGTCTCTTCGACTGCCCGGGCCTCTCTCTCATGGATGCTCCGGAGGAGAAAGGCAAAGAGGCTCTGTCTTGCTTGCCGGACAAACTCAAGGAGCGGGAGAGGAACcgccactcttcctcctcctcctccaaaaagaGCCACGAGAAGGAGAAAGCCAAGAAAGACAAAGGcgagaagaaagagaaagcagaGGAGCTTAAGGACTCCAGCAGGAAAGATTCGGCTCAGTACGAGAGAGATTTCTCTCTGGACGGAGAAGGCTTTGGCATCTCCTACGGCCTGAAGacagaggcagaggaggagctggACAAAAACATGGACTATTTGTTTTCTGACAAGAAAGACAAAAATGACTCTGAAAGAGAGCTgcccaagaaggcagagaaagacaaGGCCTACGGCTCCAGCACGGTCAGCACcgccaaagagaagaagaagaaggacaggCACAAAGACAAGTGGAAAGAGGACCGAGACAAACACCGAGATAAACATGCCGACGGGTTCCTCAAGCACCACAAAGAGGAGCAGAAGTCTGCCAAGGACAAGGACGGCTCTCAGATAAGCACTCTCAAGGAGAAATCGAAAGAAGAACCCCCCAAATCCAGTGATCTCAAAATAAAGGAGAGACTCAAAGAAAACCAAGAAAAGGACAAAGCGGAGGGTCTTAAAATGAGCAACGGAAATGATAAAATAACCGTGTCCAAAGAGGGCAGCAAGAAAGACAGCAGACCCAGGGAGAAGCTGCTGGGGGACGGGGACTTGATGATGACCAGCTTTGAGCGGATGCTGAGCCAGAAAGACCTGGAGATCGAGGAACGCCACAAGCGGCATAAAGAGAGAATGAAGCAGATGGAAAAGATGAGGCACAGATCGGGGGACCCCAAATTGAAAGACAAAGCCAAGGCCAATGAGGACGTGCGCAAGAGGAGCTTGGATCTGGCCACAAAGAAACCAGCCGATACCCAGTCGAAGGACAAGAAACTCAAAGAGCTGGGGCCGCTGGCTCCAGTAGTGTCCCCGGACAACAAGGCTCAGCCTGCTGCTGGGGCAGACTGCAAAGACTGGATCACCGGTCCACAGCTGAAAGAAATCCTCCCTGCGTCTCCAAGGCCGGATCAGAATCGGCCCACGGGGGTCCCGACCCCAGCATCTGTGGTCTCTTGCCCAAGCTACGAAGAGGTGATGCAGACTCCCCGGACACCGTCCTGCAGCACCGAAGATTACACAGAACTTATGTTTGACTGTGCCGACTCCCAGCATTCCCTGCCCGTCTCCACCATGTCCATGAACGCTTGCTCGCCCTCCTTTTTCGACAGATATTCCAATTCCTCCAGCGGATTCCCTGAGAACCCAAGTCAGACCCCAACAAGGACCATTCCCTCTACGAATCTTCACCGTTCCATGTCTGTGGATATCCGGAGAGCCCCAGAAGAGGAGTTCAGCGTCGGGGACAAGTTTTTCAGGCAGCAGAGTGTCCCAGCCACCTCCCATTATGACTCTCCCATGCAGCACTTGATAGACGAGAAAGTCCCTCTTCCCTCCGTTCCCATGGAAAAGTTCCCATGTCTGTCCCCAGAGTACTATTCCCCTGACTATGGGGTCCCGTCTCCGAAGGGAGAACCATTGCCCTGTGCTCCAGGAACTGTTGGCAACACTGTTCAGTCCCCGGAAAGTGTCTTTTCGGGATTGCAAGCAAAATCGTCCCCTTCTCACAGGGACGAGCTGCTTGCCCCTTCGGTGGAAAGTGCGCTCCCACCGGATCTCGGCCTGCCTCTGGAGGCCACAGAAGAGCAGCAGGCGACGGCATCTATCCTGCCGCCAGCCGAGGAGAGTCTGTTTGGCTCTGCTGTTCCAGAACACCACAGCGCTGAGTGGGACCCTCCTCCCCCAAGGAACCTGGATTtgcctcttcctccaggtttgACGGGCAGCGCTTCTGACCACCCTGTGAGCTGGTTGGTGGGGTCAGAACTCCTCATGAAGTCTCCCTTGCCGGCCCCTGATTCCCCAAAGCCGTTCTGTTCTCCTGACTCTGGGCATCCCACACCAGTACCCGTCACGGCTGCGGAGTCCCCTTATCCCAGCTCCCCCATGTCATACGCCTTGGTGGCGGCCGAGCCAGGGCTCGATAAGGCAAAGGGAGACCCCGGGGGAGCCGTCCCGGGAGAAATGGCGGCTGCAGAACAGCAGGCTCCATTTGCCGAGTCCCCCACTAGGCTGGAcacgctcctccgtggctgcaaGCCTGGCGTGGGAGAAGTCTCCGACATGCCTTTGCAGTCTGCCAGGATGCCGGCGGAGTCCCAGGTGGAGCCAGTGAGTGCTGTGGAGCAAAGCTACGTGGAGAGCAGCACTGTGGCCCCGGTCGCCGCAGAGGAGCCAGTCTCGTGGCCAGACTCCTTCGCCAATTCAGAAGACGACCTGGACCTCGGTCCATTCTCACTGCCGGAATTGCCCCTGCAAGCGAAAGACGTTCCCGAGGAGGAGGCGGCCGAGGGGGTTCCCGAGAGCCCCCCGGGTGCTCCCGAGACCCTCCGAGCTGGACTTGAAGATGCCCATGGAGCCACGAGTGAGCTGGGGGAGCGGATTTCGACCCAGCAGAGCGTCCTGCCGGGGGAGCCGGAACCGCAGGCAGAAGAGCAGAAGGATGATGGGGGGCTGCCAGAAGGGGAGTCCGAAGTTGCCGGGGCCCAAGAGCTTGAGAGCGTTAAAGACTCAGAGAGGCTCCAGAACCTGCAGGAGGCCCCCTTGCCTGGCCTCGTTCAGCCGGAGagcaggggggcaggaggggaaggggagggcttggCCACAGCGGCCCTCCCCACGGACAGTCACTCTCCAACTGGGGTGAGCCAGGCCAGCCACACCGAGAGCACCGATGCAGAGGATGGGGCCGCAGCAAAGGGCGCCAGCCAGGCCGCTGCCGCCCCCCCAGTCGAGGCTCCGCCAGAAGCCACGGAGGCGGCACCCAAACCGGCGGTTGAAGCGCCAAAGCCCCCCAAAATCGAAGAGATCCCCCAGCGCATCACCAGAAACCGAGCTCAGATGCTGGCTAACCAGAGCAAGCAGAACGCGGCAGCTTCCGAAAAGgagttcccccccaccccagcccctgtcaCGCGGGCCAAGGGGCGGGCCACGGAGGAGGAGGACGCCCAGGCGCAGCACCCACGGAAACGCCGCTTCCAGCGCTccagccagcagctgcagcagcaggtcAACACCTCCAGCCAGCAGACGCGCGAGATGATCCAGCAGACGCTGGCGGCCATCGTGGACGCCATCAAACTGGACGCCATCGAGCCTTACCACAGCGACCGCTCCAACCCGTACTTCGAGTACCTGCAGATCCGGAAGAAGATCGAGGAGAAGCGGAAGGTCCTCTGCTGCATCACTCCCCAGGCGCCCCAGTGCTACGCCGAGTACGTCACCTACACGGGCGCCTACCTGCTGGATGGCAAGCCCCTCAGCAAGCTGCACATCCCAGTG ATTGCCCCTCCTCCATCTCTGGCAGAGCCCCTCAAGGAGCTGTTCCGGCAACAGGAAGCCGTCCGTGGCAAACTACGCCTGCAGCACAGCATCGAGCGG gagAAGCTGATTGTGTCCTGCGAACAGGAGATCCTGAGGGTGCACTGTCGGGCGGCGCGGACAATCGCCAACCAAGCCGTCCCCTTCAGTGCGTGCACCATGCTGCTGGACTCGGAGGTGTACAACATGCCTCTGGAAAGCCAG GGAGATGAGAACAAATCCGTCAGGGACCGTTTCAATGCCCGCCAGTTCATCTCCTGGCTGCAGGATGTCGATGACAAATATGAGCGCATGAAG ACGTGCCTGTTGATGCGACAGCAGCACGAAGCAGCGGCCTTGAACGCCGTGCAGCGGATGGAGTGGCAGCTGAAGGTGCAGGAGCTGGACCCCGCCGGGCACAAGTCGCTGTGTGTGAACGAGGTGCCCTCCTTCTACGTGCCCATGGTGGACGTGAACGATGACTTTGTGCTCTTGCCGGCATGA